Proteins co-encoded in one Candidatus Poribacteria bacterium genomic window:
- a CDS encoding cytochrome c, which yields MRHLAVVIVMIIVWLNGLIWLGKQVDPSTKYQSEIEYKYARYCAGCHGNNGEGNGRIGRFKKLDPADLTDNSLWEMHDDEQLLDSINTGKNDMPAFYYYLSDEEQREILAYIKETFRP from the coding sequence ATGAGACACCTTGCCGTCGTCATCGTCATGATTATTGTATGGCTCAACGGGTTAATCTGGTTGGGTAAGCAGGTCGATCCAAGTACGAAGTATCAGTCGGAGATAGAATACAAGTACGCACGATATTGCGCTGGATGTCACGGAAACAATGGAGAAGGCAACGGACGCATCGGTCGTTTCAAGAAACTGGACCCGGCAGACCTAACCGACAACAGCCTCTGGGAAATGCACGACGATGAACAATTGCTGGATAGCATTAACACCGGAAAGAACGACATGCCGGCGTTCTACTACTATCTCAGCGATGAAGAGCAACGTGAGATTCTCGCCTACATTAAGGAGACATTTCGTCCCTAA
- a CDS encoding cytochrome C, with translation MEHFIALVTKPDNVPIVAILFLIPYFIWLSYRQARLTDKAGVPSDAALNDKVYVWPYLCRNEFICAIIVMLVLGVWSIMIDAPLEEPSDPTKTPNPSKAPWYFLALQEMLVYFDPWIAGVVLPGLIIAGLIAIPYIDTNPKGKGYYTIKERPFALAVFSFGFIILWIVLMVVGTFLRGPGWNFFAPWDYWDPHLVVPLTNVNLSYLFGIRSEVTANFFGFAVVAGYFSLGPIVYLWKRNSNRFLQELGLVRYIIVSFLFLTMLALPIKMILRIFFNVKYIWVSPWFNI, from the coding sequence ATGGAGCATTTTATAGCACTGGTGACGAAGCCGGATAATGTCCCTATTGTTGCTATTCTCTTTTTGATACCCTATTTCATCTGGCTCTCTTATCGGCAGGCACGCCTGACTGACAAAGCAGGTGTACCTTCGGATGCTGCACTCAACGATAAAGTCTATGTGTGGCCCTACCTCTGCCGAAACGAATTTATCTGCGCAATTATTGTGATGCTGGTGCTTGGGGTCTGGTCTATTATGATTGATGCCCCACTTGAAGAGCCGAGTGATCCGACGAAAACCCCCAATCCATCTAAAGCACCGTGGTATTTCCTCGCACTCCAGGAGATGTTGGTTTACTTCGATCCGTGGATTGCCGGTGTCGTACTGCCGGGGCTAATTATCGCAGGCTTGATTGCTATTCCCTACATTGACACCAATCCAAAAGGTAAAGGCTATTATACCATCAAAGAACGTCCGTTCGCTCTCGCCGTATTCTCTTTCGGATTTATCATTTTGTGGATCGTCTTGATGGTCGTTGGGACATTTCTCAGAGGACCCGGATGGAATTTCTTCGCGCCATGGGATTATTGGGACCCACACCTTGTTGTGCCACTGACGAACGTCAATTTATCGTATCTTTTCGGTATTCGGAGTGAGGTTACAGCAAACTTTTTCGGCTTCGCCGTCGTCGCAGGTTATTTCTCGCTCGGGCCGATTGTCTATTTATGGAAGCGAAATAGTAACCGTTTCTTACAGGAACTCGGTCTCGTTCGATATATTATTGTCTCGTTTCTGTTTTTAACTATGCTCGCACTGCCAATAAAAATGATTTTGCGAATATTCTTCAATGTGAAATATATCTGGGTCTCCCCGTGGTTCAACATTTAG
- a CDS encoding LamG domain-containing protein produces MIRFSISLIIVVCMFVQLSNAEIDPESIVGAWLFDETNGKVAEDSSDNGNDGDLVGGAKWVKGKFGNAIELNGKDAWVTVPEIGPLEDFTLMKWFNSTGRVGAWRCFFNRDGWAAGYVHYQFRPDNKMEMAIHSNNPVRHPGWPDSDFTADKSILNKWFHLAVAYSSNEESVRVYFDGELDAEGKWGPLAGEFGPGRIGSWSGGGREWEGMFDEMILFDVALEEDDIQSLMDNGLDATLAVEPADKAATLWGKIKQSR; encoded by the coding sequence ATGATACGTTTTAGCATCAGTTTAATCATCGTAGTTTGCATGTTTGTGCAACTCAGTAACGCTGAAATCGACCCAGAATCTATTGTCGGTGCATGGTTGTTTGACGAAACAAATGGAAAAGTGGCTGAAGATTCATCTGACAATGGTAATGATGGAGACCTTGTCGGCGGTGCCAAATGGGTGAAAGGCAAATTCGGTAACGCCATTGAACTCAATGGAAAAGACGCTTGGGTCACCGTTCCAGAGATTGGACCGCTCGAAGACTTTACGCTCATGAAATGGTTCAATTCAACAGGGAGAGTTGGCGCGTGGAGATGTTTCTTTAACCGTGACGGTTGGGCAGCGGGGTATGTCCATTATCAATTTCGACCGGATAATAAGATGGAGATGGCTATTCATTCCAACAACCCGGTTCGGCACCCGGGTTGGCCCGATTCGGATTTCACAGCGGATAAGAGCATCTTGAATAAATGGTTCCATCTTGCAGTCGCCTACAGTAGCAACGAAGAATCGGTTCGCGTCTACTTCGACGGCGAACTTGACGCTGAGGGGAAATGGGGTCCCTTGGCGGGGGAATTTGGACCTGGACGCATCGGTTCATGGAGTGGCGGCGGCAGAGAGTGGGAGGGTATGTTCGATGAAATGATCCTCTTTGATGTCGCACTTGAGGAAGACGACATCCAATCGCTCATGGATAACGGTTTAGACGCGACACTGGCGGTTGAACCTGCGGATAAAGCCGCGACGCTTTGGGGTAAAATCAAGCAGAGCCGATAG
- a CDS encoding c-type cytochrome, with protein MRNKKEIPAENKSYSALFFILSGLLGLVTLWGFWSEMITRRPWKQIQQQFYQYEYEKTDAELANAKLDLPELSTPQEPDAKELGRLTKTVETAQVSLDEALQERKFRQSESDAINYKYQHSLHVAKGKRNATVDKWQEKLAGLESQIEGELTEAVLAAEATFASANKALAQFYQTSNDPQRALSTYLIAQKYNATDAEIVDGIAAAQASLQSLQADKAKYDEVSRLQEKLGSVGGIKRTFLGSLLENPFRETRTITQYYLEDFGYTADRCATCHFSADRSGYEQSAQETFEVEGDGENPVVHRLKHASVKVGSESIIIDGFDAEADEYTLEADGTLTFSDVDVFGEVEISYETGYRSVLQTHPHRDVLLAMHPIDRFGCTPCHGGQGQALTAKAAHALTHAEYWLSPVLGLDEHTGGTSEETKGYMESNCRRCHDGVMKLDYGVDPETDEPVDYAPNLTKGLALFEDLGCHGCHAVEGYSAIENIAKVGPSLAKVGSKVKDTAWLESWIKKPEAYLPNATMPNFFPAEGMSQVVYLKNGGTRTGVVTKTTNGIEIKTDDGTVYPYPDDYVLRIVDEVKSIAAYLATMSDANLDESSVNYSQSESVIKAGEETVKTVGCLTCHTVDGLGSDFGPALDSVGAKVTPNYLRQWISDPKAYDPDTSMPSLRLSNREIDNVVAYLMSLQKATPNAAGESIGEVDVAEGETLVRTYGCFGCHEIPGFEDESKVGADLGEFGAKLADELDFGDTVGIEHSWTGWTIGKVTDPRRYQTRRIASRMPVFHQIKDNEENARALAVLLKSFQPEKYPLSYIHNRSEKLNRIDAGRRLVKKYNCTGCHEIEGAGGDYRDVIIAHEGLSDMIATQLAPPPLKAEGARVYPDWLFKFLKEPSDIRYGLKVRMPTFGLSDDEATTLVEYFSALDDEPFPYETLEVPTPTRAELRVGKQVFDELQCISCHPSQGEVIPAGSDKAGRPDLSLAKERLKPDWLIDWMKDPQSFQPGTAMPQAWPLVGGQHMAVDGYAGNDAEKQIQLVRDYMISLGR; from the coding sequence GTGAGGAACAAAAAAGAAATTCCTGCTGAAAATAAATCGTATTCTGCTTTGTTCTTTATTCTGTCCGGTCTGTTAGGGCTTGTAACCTTATGGGGGTTCTGGAGTGAGATGATCACTCGTCGCCCGTGGAAGCAGATCCAGCAGCAATTTTATCAGTATGAGTATGAGAAGACAGATGCAGAATTGGCAAACGCAAAGTTAGATTTGCCTGAACTTTCCACACCTCAAGAACCTGACGCGAAAGAGTTAGGTAGGTTAACAAAAACGGTTGAGACTGCTCAAGTTTCACTCGACGAAGCATTGCAGGAACGAAAGTTCCGGCAGAGCGAATCGGATGCGATTAACTATAAATATCAACATAGCCTCCACGTAGCAAAAGGTAAACGCAACGCGACTGTTGACAAATGGCAAGAGAAATTAGCTGGACTTGAATCTCAGATTGAAGGTGAACTCACCGAAGCCGTCTTAGCAGCAGAGGCGACTTTCGCGAGTGCCAACAAAGCATTGGCGCAGTTCTATCAAACCAGTAATGACCCGCAGCGCGCACTCAGCACCTACCTCATTGCCCAAAAATATAATGCCACAGACGCAGAAATCGTTGATGGTATCGCCGCTGCGCAAGCATCCCTACAATCACTACAAGCCGACAAAGCCAAGTATGATGAAGTCTCACGTCTGCAGGAAAAATTAGGTTCGGTTGGCGGTATCAAACGAACTTTCCTCGGTAGCCTATTAGAAAATCCGTTCCGTGAGACACGAACCATTACGCAATACTATCTTGAAGATTTCGGTTACACCGCAGATAGGTGTGCGACGTGCCATTTTTCTGCTGATAGGAGCGGCTACGAACAATCCGCACAAGAGACGTTTGAGGTCGAAGGTGATGGCGAAAATCCCGTCGTACATCGCCTCAAGCACGCAAGCGTCAAGGTCGGTAGTGAAAGCATCATAATTGATGGGTTTGATGCGGAAGCCGATGAATATACACTGGAAGCAGACGGGACGCTTACGTTTAGTGATGTGGATGTCTTCGGTGAAGTTGAGATTTCTTATGAGACCGGCTACCGGTCCGTCCTTCAAACGCATCCGCACCGCGATGTCCTCCTCGCGATGCACCCGATTGATAGATTTGGGTGTACACCATGTCACGGTGGACAGGGGCAAGCACTGACAGCGAAAGCCGCGCACGCGCTAACACATGCTGAATATTGGCTCAGTCCTGTACTCGGGTTAGATGAACATACCGGTGGAACGTCCGAAGAGACGAAAGGGTATATGGAATCTAACTGTCGCCGGTGCCATGATGGGGTCATGAAATTAGATTACGGCGTAGATCCTGAAACAGATGAACCTGTTGACTATGCGCCGAATCTCACAAAAGGGTTGGCTCTCTTTGAAGACCTCGGTTGCCACGGTTGCCACGCTGTGGAGGGGTATAGTGCAATCGAAAACATTGCCAAAGTCGGTCCATCGCTTGCCAAAGTCGGCAGTAAGGTGAAAGACACGGCTTGGCTCGAAAGTTGGATTAAGAAACCCGAAGCCTATCTACCAAATGCGACGATGCCGAACTTCTTCCCCGCCGAGGGTATGAGTCAAGTCGTCTATCTCAAGAACGGCGGAACGCGCACCGGCGTTGTCACAAAAACAACCAACGGTATTGAGATTAAAACAGATGATGGCACTGTATATCCCTATCCCGACGATTATGTCCTCCGTATCGTTGATGAAGTGAAGTCTATTGCAGCATATCTCGCAACGATGAGTGATGCAAATCTTGATGAATCCTCCGTAAACTATTCCCAATCTGAGAGCGTTATTAAGGCAGGCGAGGAAACTGTTAAAACCGTCGGCTGCCTCACATGCCATACTGTTGACGGTTTAGGGAGCGATTTCGGCCCAGCACTTGATAGTGTCGGGGCGAAGGTCACACCGAATTATCTCCGTCAGTGGATCAGCGACCCGAAGGCTTATGATCCCGATACCAGTATGCCGAGTTTGCGGTTAAGTAACCGCGAAATTGACAACGTTGTCGCCTATTTGATGAGTTTGCAGAAAGCAACTCCCAACGCAGCAGGTGAATCCATCGGTGAAGTGGACGTAGCAGAGGGCGAAACACTCGTCAGAACTTACGGATGTTTCGGTTGCCACGAAATACCTGGTTTTGAAGATGAATCGAAGGTCGGTGCTGACCTTGGCGAATTCGGCGCGAAACTCGCTGATGAACTTGACTTTGGCGATACAGTAGGCATTGAACATAGTTGGACCGGATGGACGATCGGCAAAGTTACTGACCCGCGACGTTATCAAACCCGACGGATTGCCTCGCGGATGCCTGTCTTTCATCAAATTAAGGACAACGAAGAAAATGCAAGGGCACTCGCTGTGCTTTTGAAGAGTTTCCAACCCGAAAAATATCCGCTCAGCTATATCCATAACCGATCCGAAAAGTTGAATCGTATTGATGCTGGCAGACGATTGGTTAAAAAATATAACTGCACCGGATGCCATGAGATTGAGGGTGCAGGTGGCGATTATCGCGACGTTATCATCGCACATGAAGGACTCAGTGATATGATTGCCACGCAGCTTGCACCACCACCATTGAAGGCTGAAGGCGCGAGAGTCTATCCAGACTGGTTGTTTAAGTTCCTCAAAGAGCCTTCTGATATCCGATACGGACTCAAAGTCCGGATGCCGACATTTGGTCTATCTGATGATGAAGCGACCACGCTTGTTGAATACTTCTCTGCGCTTGACGATGAACCGTTCCCTTATGAGACGCTTGAGGTGCCAACCCCAACACGGGCTGAATTGCGGGTCGGTAAACAGGTTTTTGACGAGCTTCAGTGCATCTCTTGTCATCCTTCGCAGGGTGAAGTGATTCCTGCAGGAAGTGACAAGGCCGGACGGCCCGATCTTTCATTGGCAAAAGAACGTCTTAAACCGGATTGGCTCATTGATTGGATGAAAGATCCACAGTCGTTCCAACCCGGAACGGCGATGCCACAAGCCTGGCCACTCGTCGGTGGACAACACATGGCAGTTGATGGTTACGCTGGCAATGATGCTGAAAAACAGATTCAACTCGTCCGAGATTATATGATCTCGTTAGGGCGTTAA
- a CDS encoding uracil-DNA glycosylase produces the protein MSTVHTQIQALKTRASVCTACDLAETRTNVVFGSGDATAKLVLVAEGPSAADNHTTLPFSGPTGNLLDEVLTINDLTRSDIWLTNIIKCRAAGLKGGVLKNRPPKVSEIKACSKWLDGELTLIQPSVILCMGAPAAKALIHRSFRITEERGVWFTDTQYAPFVMATFNPAYILRQEGEDFTAMRQVLVNDIADAVRKLQEAPEVPRLTLF, from the coding sequence ATGAGCACTGTTCATACACAGATACAAGCCCTTAAAACGCGGGCAAGTGTTTGCACGGCTTGTGACTTAGCGGAAACCCGCACAAACGTCGTTTTCGGTAGTGGGGATGCCACCGCGAAATTAGTACTTGTCGCAGAGGGACCCTCCGCTGCAGATAATCACACAACGCTGCCATTTTCAGGGCCTACTGGGAATTTGCTTGATGAAGTATTGACAATAAATGACTTGACGCGCAGTGACATCTGGCTCACCAATATCATTAAGTGCCGAGCAGCAGGTCTCAAAGGGGGTGTGTTGAAAAACCGCCCGCCGAAAGTATCAGAGATTAAAGCCTGCTCCAAATGGCTTGATGGCGAACTCACCCTCATACAACCTTCCGTGATTCTCTGCATGGGGGCACCTGCAGCGAAGGCACTGATTCACCGAAGTTTCCGCATTACCGAAGAACGCGGCGTCTGGTTTACAGATACGCAGTACGCACCCTTTGTGATGGCAACGTTTAATCCTGCTTACATCCTACGACAAGAGGGTGAAGATTTCACGGCAATGCGACAAGTCCTCGTTAATGACATTGCTGATGCGGTCCGGAAGTTACAGGAGGCACCCGAAGTTCCCAGACTTACCCTTTTTTAG
- a CDS encoding Rieske 2Fe-2S domain-containing protein, with product MVSRRKFFKFLGWGNFTAALGLTLGPGLVRYLYPRVLFEPSSIFKAGFPAEYPPGSVSEKFKKEPYGVWIVRKQDGEFYALLTMCTHLGCTPRWLGSENKFKCPCHGSGFDREGVNYEGPAPRPLERVKITLAEDGQIEIDKSVKFLGEKGQWTDPSSFLKV from the coding sequence GTGGTATCTCGACGTAAATTTTTCAAATTCCTTGGTTGGGGAAATTTCACTGCAGCACTGGGGCTAACCTTGGGACCAGGGCTCGTTCGGTATCTTTATCCGCGTGTCCTGTTTGAACCGTCCTCCATTTTTAAAGCAGGATTTCCAGCAGAGTATCCGCCGGGCAGTGTTAGCGAAAAGTTCAAAAAGGAACCTTATGGTGTTTGGATTGTCCGGAAACAGGATGGCGAATTCTACGCACTCTTAACTATGTGCACACATCTTGGATGCACGCCGCGCTGGCTCGGTTCTGAAAATAAATTCAAGTGCCCCTGCCACGGTAGCGGTTTTGACCGTGAGGGTGTCAACTACGAGGGGCCCGCACCACGACCGCTTGAACGCGTTAAAATTACATTAGCAGAAGATGGTCAGATCGAAATTGATAAGTCTGTGAAGTTTTTAGGTGAGAAGGGGCAGTGGACCGACCCAAGCTCCTTTTTGAAGGTCTGA
- a CDS encoding cytochrome b N-terminal domain-containing protein translates to MNEERKGLKEKITNSDIWRSIFRHGYEDTGRRYTLQILQNVWLHLHPPRVSRHALNFRFTWCMGGITFLMFLVTAVTGVLLMFYYRPTAEYAFHDVQYLEFDIPFGMLLRNMHRWAAHGMVISVMLHMFRVFLTGSYKKPREFNWAVGVILLLVTFFLSFTGYLLPWDQLAFWAVTVGTNMARATPVLGHEGPFAPQDITQSNDVRFALLAGTIVGPSTLLRFYILHCVAVPLLASVLMALHFWRVRKDGGISGPL, encoded by the coding sequence ATGAACGAAGAACGTAAAGGGCTCAAAGAAAAGATTACGAATTCCGACATTTGGCGCTCTATATTCCGCCACGGATATGAAGATACAGGGCGCAGGTACACCTTACAAATTCTCCAAAACGTCTGGTTGCATCTCCATCCTCCTCGGGTTTCTCGCCATGCACTCAACTTCCGTTTTACATGGTGCATGGGCGGTATTACCTTCCTAATGTTCCTCGTGACAGCTGTCACGGGCGTGCTCCTGATGTTCTATTATCGACCGACTGCCGAATACGCCTTCCACGATGTACAATACCTCGAATTTGATATTCCGTTCGGGATGCTCCTACGGAACATGCACCGCTGGGCAGCGCACGGGATGGTTATTTCGGTGATGTTGCACATGTTCAGAGTCTTTTTGACCGGTTCCTATAAGAAGCCACGCGAATTCAACTGGGCAGTGGGTGTCATCTTACTGCTTGTGACATTTTTCCTGAGTTTTACTGGCTACCTGTTGCCCTGGGATCAATTGGCTTTTTGGGCTGTGACTGTCGGAACGAACATGGCACGCGCAACACCCGTGTTGGGACACGAAGGTCCATTCGCACCGCAAGACATCACACAATCCAACGATGTCCGATTTGCCTTACTCGCAGGTACGATTGTAGGACCCTCAACGCTCTTGAGGTTCTATATTCTACATTGTGTCGCTGTGCCGCTTTTGGCAAGCGTTTTGATGGCGTTGCATTTCTGGCGTGTCCGTAAAGATGGAGGCATCTCTGGACCGCTATAG